A single window of Enterobacteriaceae bacterium ESL0689 DNA harbors:
- a CDS encoding DASS family sodium-coupled anion symporter — protein sequence MSSVPDRTRQKSNMIPHPGLWLATIAGLSIVFLPSAEQLPVAGQNMIAILVFAIIVWMSEAMDYTTSAIVIAVLIISMVGFAPDMQQPDRILGTAKALKLTLPGFSSPALALVAAAMFIAAAMTITGLDKRIALFTMSKTGTSSRRMLTGIIIVTLLLSLVVPSATARTACVVPIMMGVIAAFKIDKHSRLAASMVIVVAQATSIWNVGIQTSAAQNLLSLGFINKTFGINHSVSWLDWFLAGAPWSLAMSVVLYFVVRKRLPPETEIIAGGSEAINKALQDLGSATGKEKRLIVISLLMLFLWATGGKLHNIDTTSVTLAGLAVMLLPGMGVMRWNDVEQRVHWGTLLTFGIGISLGSALLDTHAAAWMADYVVKGFGLDSLSPLAIFAILSAFLIVIHLGFASATALTSALLPILISLLTGLPSELGVNPVGMTILLAFSVSFGFILPINAPQNMVCLGTDTFTARQFTDVGLWLSLVGYLLLLILAATWWRMLGLI from the coding sequence ATGTCATCAGTTCCTGACAGAACCAGACAAAAGAGCAATATGATCCCGCATCCCGGATTATGGCTGGCGACGATTGCGGGTCTTAGTATTGTGTTTCTGCCTTCGGCGGAGCAATTACCGGTTGCCGGGCAAAATATGATTGCGATACTGGTATTTGCCATTATCGTCTGGATGAGTGAGGCAATGGACTATACCACCAGTGCGATTGTGATCGCCGTATTAATCATTTCTATGGTTGGCTTTGCGCCGGATATGCAACAACCCGATAGGATACTGGGGACGGCTAAGGCACTGAAGTTAACATTACCTGGCTTTTCCAGCCCCGCGCTGGCACTGGTGGCGGCGGCGATGTTTATTGCTGCCGCGATGACGATTACCGGGCTGGATAAACGTATTGCGTTGTTTACCATGTCAAAAACGGGAACCAGTAGTCGCCGGATGCTGACAGGAATTATCATCGTCACCCTTTTATTGAGTCTGGTGGTGCCCAGTGCTACGGCCCGTACTGCCTGTGTGGTGCCGATTATGATGGGGGTCATCGCCGCCTTTAAAATTGATAAACATTCCCGTCTGGCCGCTTCAATGGTCATTGTAGTTGCCCAGGCGACCAGTATCTGGAATGTGGGTATCCAGACTTCAGCAGCACAGAATCTGCTTTCTCTTGGTTTTATCAATAAAACGTTTGGCATCAATCATAGTGTCAGCTGGTTAGACTGGTTTCTGGCGGGGGCACCCTGGAGCCTGGCCATGTCTGTCGTGCTCTATTTTGTCGTGCGTAAACGCTTGCCGCCTGAAACGGAAATCATTGCTGGTGGCAGTGAGGCGATAAACAAAGCACTTCAGGATCTGGGATCAGCAACCGGTAAAGAAAAACGTCTGATAGTCATTTCACTGTTAATGCTTTTTTTGTGGGCGACCGGTGGAAAATTACACAACATTGACACGACTTCGGTTACGCTTGCCGGGCTGGCAGTCATGCTTCTGCCGGGGATGGGGGTGATGCGCTGGAACGATGTTGAACAGCGTGTACACTGGGGGACTTTACTGACCTTCGGTATTGGAATTAGTCTGGGATCGGCGTTACTTGATACCCATGCTGCCGCCTGGATGGCGGATTATGTCGTAAAAGGCTTTGGTCTTGATAGCTTATCGCCATTGGCGATTTTTGCGATTCTGTCTGCTTTTTTAATTGTTATCCATCTTGGATTTGCTAGTGCGACCGCGTTGACCTCCGCGTTATTACCGATCTTAATCAGTTTGTTAACCGGTTTGCCATCGGAACTGGGCGTGAACCCTGTCGGGATGACGATTTTACTGGCTTTCAGCGTCAGTTTTGGCTTTATTTTACCGATTAATGCCCCACAAAATATGGTTTGCCTGGGTACCGATACTTTCACAGCAAGGCAGTTTACGGATGTCGGACTTTGGCTCTCACTGGTGGGTTATCTGTTACTACTGATATTGGCGGCCACCTGGTGGAGGATGCTGGGTTTGATATAA